The nucleotide window TCCCTAAATCCTTATACGAGCAGTTCCACCGCGCCGCGAACCTCTACTTCCTGGTAGCCGCCATCCTCTCCGTCTTCCCTCTCTCCCCCTTCAACAAATGGAGCATGATCGCTCCTTTAGTCTTCGTCGTGGGGCTCAGCATGATGAAAGAGGCTCTGGAGGATTGGCGCAGGTTCATCCAAGACGTGAAGATCAACGCGAGGAAGACGTGTGTTCATAAAACTGATGGTGGATTTCGTTCTAGAAAGTGGAAGAAGGTTAGAGTTGGAGACGTTGTGAAGGTGGAGAAGGACGAGTTCTTCCCTGCTGATTTGCTTCTTCTGTCGTCTAGCTACGAGGATGGGATTTGTTATGTTGAGACTATGAACTTAGATGGTGAAACGAACTTGAAAGTGAAGAGGTCTTTGGAAGTGACACTACCACTAGATGATGATGAGTCTTTTAAAAACTTCATGGGGACTATAAGATGTGAAGATCCAAACCCAAGTCTCTACACCTTCGTTGGGAATCTTGAGTATCAGCGTCAAACATTTCCTTTGGATCCAAGTCAGGTTCTGTTAAGAGACTCAAAGCTTAGGAACACAGCTTACGTCTACGGAGTGGTGGTCTTCACAGGTCACGACACTAAAGTTATGCAAAACTCAACGAAGTCACCTTCAAAGAGAAGCAGAATCGAAAGGACAATGGACTACATCATCTACACGCTTCTAGTCCTACTCATCTTGATCTCTTGCATCAGCTCATCAGGCTTCGCTTGGGAGACAGAGTTCCACATGCCGAAGATGTGGTACTTGCGACCTGACGCCCCCGAGGATCTAACCAACCCTATAAGTCCAGTCTACGCTGGCGTTGTCCATCTCATCACCGCTCTGTTGCTTTACGGATACTTGATTCCAATCTCTCTTTATGTCTCTATAGAAGTTGTCAAAGTCTGGCAAGCAAGTTTTATTAATCAAGACTTGCGCATGTACGATGATGAGAGTGGCGTCCCCGCGCAAGCGCGAACTTCGAATCTAAACGAAGAGCTTGGTCAGGTGCATACTATACTCTCTGATAAGACGGGGACGTTGACGTGTAACCAGATGGATTTCTTGAAATGTTCCATCGCTGGTGCTTCTTATGGTGTTCGTTCAAGCGAAGTGGAGCTAGCTGCTGCTAAGCAGATGGCTGTTGATCGTGAAGAGCATGGAGAGATGGTAACAAGTACTAGAGTGTATGGTACGTGTGACAGTAGCGGCACGCGTGAGATAGAGGTGGAAAGTGGAGGGGATAATAATGACAATCCTAGAGTTCCTATAAAGGGGTTTGGTTTTGAGGATAACAGGCTCATGAATGGGAACTGGTTAAGGGAGTCGCAGCCAAATGATATCTTGCAGTTCTTTAGGATATTAGCTATTTGTCACACGGCGATTCCTGAGCTGGACGAGGAGAGTGGTAAGTACACTTATGAAGCAGAGTCGCCTGATGAGGCTTCTTTTCTTGCTGCTGCTAGAGAGTTTGGTTTTGAGTTTTGTAAGAGGACTCAGTCAAGCGTGTTTGTCCGTGAGAGATTCTCTTCTTCAGGGCAAGTAATAGAGAGGTGAGTATAGTAGAGAGAGGTCTCATCTTTAACCCTTTTGATTATCATTTTAATCTCTACTAAGTAGCATACACAATGCAGGGAGTATAAAGTTCTGAATCTGTTGGAATTCACAAGCAAAAGAAAGAGAATGTCCGTGATTGTAAGGGATGAGGAAGGGCAGATTCTTCTACTATGCAAAGGAGCCGACAGGTTAGCAAACATCAAGAAGGTTATATTAACATTCTGTTCTTGTCTCTTCACTGTTATCAAGTTTTTGTCTCCTGTTTTGTTCTTTGCAGCATTATCTTTGATCGGTTGGCAAAGAATGGGAAGACATACTTGGGACCTACAACTAGGCATTTAACTGAGTATGGAGAAGCTGGGCTACGTACACTCGCACTTGCTTACAGAAAGCTTGATGAGGAGGAATATACAGCTTGGAACTCTGAGTTTCTCAAGGCTAAGACTTCAATAGGATCTGATAGAGATGAGCTGCTTGAGAAGGGATCGGATATGATTGAAAAGGAGCTTATCCTTGTTGGTGCTACTGCTGTGGAGGACAAACTTCAGAAAGGGGTATGTATTGTCAAACAGAAACACTTACACATATCTTTTATCTTGTTTATGTGAATTAATGTTTTTTGGATGTTTTCATTTGAGTTAGGTTCCTCAATGCATAGATAAACTTGCTCAAGCTGGTCTCAAACTATGGGTTTTAACTGGGGACAAAATGGAAACAGCAATCAACATTGGGTTAGAATCTCTCTTGAACATAATGAGATGTGTTATCTGCTTTTATCTAGTGAGTTGTATGAACACATTTACCTTTTTATGAACTGCAGATTTGCGTGTAGTTTACTTAGGCAAGGCATGAGACAGATCTGCATAACATCAATAAATCCAGATGGAGGATCCCAAGATTCAAAAAGGGTATATCAAATGGATTTCTTGAAGATTCAAGTCCCTTCAACTACAGATTTGAAGCTAACTTTGTATCTAATGATTATGTGTCAGGCTGTGAAGGAGAACATTTTGAATCAACTCACTAAAGCTGTACAAATGGTGAAGCTAGAGACGGATCCGCATGCTGCGTTTGCTTTGATCATTGACGGGAAAACACTAACTTATGCATTGGAGGATGATATGAAGTATCAGTTCTTGGCTTTAGCAGTTGACTGTGCGTCAGTCATCTGCTGTCGCGTGTCTCCCAAGCAAAAGGCTTTGGTAACAAGGCTGGTTAAAGAAGGAACCGGAAGAACCACACTGGCAATAGGCGATGGTGCAAATGATGTTGGGATGATTCAAGAAGCTGACATTGGTGTAGGAATCAGTGGAGTTGAAGGCATGCAGGCTGTTATGGCTAGTGACTTTTCCATTGCGCAGTTTCGGTTCTTGGAACGATTACTCGTCGTCCATGGACACTGGTGCTACAAAAGAATAGCTCAAATGGTAATAATTAAATCTTGTGGCcattttaattacttttttacCTTGTAGTTTGTTACTAACGTTAAGCTGTTTTAACATCCAGATATGCTATTTCTTCTACAAGAACATAGCATTTGGTCTCACTCTCTTCTACTTTGAAGCCTTCACTGGATTCTCCGGACAATCAGTGTACAACGACTATTACCTACTGCTCTTCAATGTTGTCCTTACCTCATTGCCAGTGATTGCCCTTGGAGTCTTTGAACAGGATGTTTCCTCCGAAATCTGTTTACAAGTAAGCTTTAATAATCATCAGCGGAAGCTTCTAGATATAACTAATCCGTTGATTCTAAAAATATTCGGAAACTATGTGAAAAGACCATATAAGAAAACTATAAAAATcctaaaacaattaaaataattatcctaataataaataaaacattaaataattaGAATGCTGCATCACTAAGCTATTTTGAATCTCTGCTCATGCCTTCTCTTGTTTGTGCTTTGTGTAGTTTCCTGCTTTATACCAACAAGGCACAAAGAACCTCTTCTTTGATTGGTCAAGAATCCTTGGATGGATGTGCAACGGCGTCTACTCATCGCTAGTCATATTCTTCCTCAACATCGGAATCATCTACTCACAAGCCTTCAGAGCAGGTGGCCAAACAGCTGACATGGATGCTGTCGGCACAACCATGTTCACTTGCATCATATGGGCAGTCAATGTTCAAATCGCGTTAACCATGTCCCACTTCACTTGGATCCAACACGTTCTGATATGGGGAAGCATCGGTCTGTGGTATCTCTTCCTAGCTCTCTTCGGGATGATGCGCCCAAGCCTCTCCGGAAACATTTACAGTATCCTCGATGAGATTCTTGGTCCTGCGCCTATCTACTGGATGGCTACGTTGCTGGTCACGGTGGCTGCGGTTCTTCCTTACGTTGCTCACATTGCTTTCCAGAGGTTCTTGAATCCGTTGGATCATCATATCATACAAGAGATTAAATACTACAAAAGAGATGTTGAGGACGCGAGGATGTGGACCAGAGAGGGTAGTAAAGCGAGAGAGAAGACCAAGATTGGGTTCACAGCTAGAGTTGACGCAAAGATCAGGCATCTAAGGTCGAAACTGAACAAGAAACAGTCGAATTTGTCGCATTTTTCAGCTGAAGATGCAATGTCACCTAGATCATTGTAGCATGTATAGGTTTGTTTTTTCTTACAGGTCCCCAATTCTCTGATGCCTTGAGAGTTTTGGAGAGGTCTTAGAGTGAGATCAGTCTGTAAAGAGTAGTAGctgatgttttttttctattattttgttggcttctcatttttttttattaacatgctttgtttcttttgtatacTATATACTTAGGATTTGTTTATACTTAGGAGTTAGGACAGAATGCAAAAACTTTAACAAAGCATCTTCCTTTGTGCCTCTTCTGCTCCTATCTCTAATCATAATTAATTGGTGCATATTATGAATTCTATGtacaatattaatatataatggtTGCTTAACAGTAATTGATATCTCTTGTACTCATTCTAGATTTAGATCTGGACATTCGAATATCTGTTTGAGTTTGTGTTGAGTTCATAGATCTCATTCAAATTTTATGTGTTTGAATCGGGTTCGGTTAACAATATTTCTTCGAATAGATCTTGTAATTTCTCTCTAAGATCCATCTAATATCGGAATTCATTTAAAGttcaattaataatattttgaattattttacaAATGTGATACATGAAATTAGTTACCTATGCTCAAAATATTATTTCGAATACTAATTTGGATACTGAAGTTCCGTCTTTCCATTTTCAGCGTTCGAGTTCAGATATGGTTCAAATCATTACCAAAACCTGAAATACAAATCCATTcagatattttataaatcaGAGTGTGTAATTCatggtttttggttcggttcgttCATGTACAACTGCTTATCAGCTTATGCCTAATCCATCCATCAATCAATCTGGCTTAAAGAATTGTTGCGTGTTTGATACTGGTTAGAGAAGTGAGAGAGTGGTTGGTTGGCGAATACAATAATTCACGTTACCATGGGCCGATATATACACACAATATGGGCCTGCCCCGGGCCCATAGAAAGTATATCAAACAACTCCACGATAATAAATAGTAAGCGTTGATTTGCTTTTAAAGTGCTTAACCATCTGTGAGTCTATCCCCTTCCCTTTTGGGATATTATTATTTTCGCCGCGTGGAGAGAGAGATGTCGACGCTCTTTCGCCGGAAGTCAATCGGAATCCACCCCTACTCCCAACTTCAATCCCTTTTGATTTAATCTTTTTCTCCTGCTGCTGTAACTATCTCATCGCACTCCTCAGCTACTCTGCTTCAATCTGTAGTTAATTGGGGATTCTGTTAGGTTTTAGGGGTTTTATCAGCTTTTTGATTTAGATGGAGCCGAGAGTCGGAAACAAGTTTCGGCTCGGGAGGAAGATCGGTAGTGGATCCTTCGGAGAGATCTATCTTGGTATGCTCTAAATCGCTTTTCTCGTTGAGCAGAGATTACTgtttaaaaatgatttgaatTGGATATGGCGTTTGTTTAGGTACGAATATACAGACGAATGAAGAAGTTGCCATTAAACTTGTAAGTTTTCGTTTTTACAAATTAAAAGCATTTCCAATGTCTAATGAAGTAGGGAGAAGCTAGTTTTGGGAATGTGAGATCTATTATTACATAAAGAATTGAACTTTCTCTGAACGTGGAATGAAAAGCTGTGATTTTTGGTGGCATATGTGTGTGCAAAGGTCTTATGTTATTGCTTGGCCTTTCTTGGCTtgtagcttcttcttctttacctgTTTAAGAGGTTGTTTACAATCGAAAGACATAGGTCTACACTGTGTTTAGACGGAAATGGATATAATAATGTTTCTTAGGCTTATACGCAGCTATAAGGCAGTTACTGCTTTTTGTATTCTGCAGTCTAGTAATTTAGATGAGTTTCTTCCTTTCCTTCATTTTGATTTTCAGTGCTTTGGTGGTGATAAGTTTCTTTCTAGTTTTGATTCTGGATTCAACCTGACTTCTTCTTTTATAAGAACTGAGAGTTAGTATTATTGATTCTTGGGAAGATATTGTAATTAATGCTGAATAGGCTCTTAGTGTGAACGACAACATTACCTGCAACTGGGTGGGCCCTACTACATGTTGAAATTTTTGAGATGTTTGTTGTGTTGTGTGGCCTAAAGATGGAGAATTATAGGGCTGACAGCTACTCATATTATTGTATTCAACGTTGCTTGTCTGTTGTCAAtatgcttcttttttttcttttcttttctgttaCCTGTTTGTTTGTACTGGTTCTGACTGTTAATGATGTTCAATCAAATCttgatatttgttttcatatttctttttttgttctgaAAATGTAACAGATTTATCTTAGTTTAAGTGTATTGTTTGCTGCATATGTTTTGACTGCATCCGTTTTTCTTCTTTCAGGAAAATGTGAAAACTAAGCATCCTCAGTTGCTGTATGAATCAAAATTGTATAAAGTATTACAAGGAGGAAGTAAGGATCTAGTTTTGTAACTTGTTTACATTTGCTGTTTGTGATTTCTGCTTTCTTATCCAGAGACGTTGCTTTCCTTTCCTTTATTCTAGCCGGAGTTCCAAACGTTAAATGGTATGGTACTGAAGGGGACTATAACGTCCTTGTGATAGACTTGCTGGGGCCTAGCCTTGAAGATCTATTCAACTTCTGTAGTAGGAAACTCTCACTTAAGACTGTACTAATGCTTGCAGATCAAATGGTAGGATACCTTGTATAGCCTGAAAACAGTTTCCTATATTCAATAGGGGTATTGCCAAAATACTTAGGATATTTTTTCCCCTTTTGTCAGATCAATCGCATTGAATTTGTTCATCAGAAGTCATTTCTACACCGGGACATCAAGCCTGACAACTTTCTGATGGGTCTCGGAAGGCGCGCAAATCAGGTAGCGATGAAATGGGTTGTTTGTACGCTTTTTACTCTTCTTAACTATCTGCTAAACGAAGTGTTGGCCGAATACAGGTATATGTCATCGACTTTGGTCTGGCAAAGAAGTATCGAGACTCAAATAATCAGCATATTCCGTACAGGTTGGCCACAGCCCTGTGATTTTCCTTGTCGAGAatgtgcttttttttttacttatatgcTCAGAGTATTAGACTAGAGATATACATCACTGTGAAAGGGTGGAATCTTCGTCTATGCCTACAATAGGAACTGCAGTTTGGTTATTTAAGTTTTTTCTACTGTCTGGATGTACTTTACTGTTAGCTGCTATCTAGAAAATGGGCCTAGTACTTTTCCTTGGTTTTGAGTATATGGCTGCTTCATTCTTGTTTCAGTGGGCATGAATGTTTATAGACAAGACAAAAGttcttgtagttttttttttttcatttcgtAATTGGTATCATACTTGCCGTTTTAGTATTTTGTATAGCCTCATAAATATTTAGTATAATTTTCCAGTTTTTGTGAAGCTGCATTAGTATATAGAGAGTCATTTGTTGCAATGCTACGAAATAGAAACACTTTCGATGATTGCAGTATATGATGTATCAGCTGCTTAGCAACTACAATCTTAATATCTTGTGTATCGCAGGGAAAACAAAAACTTGACTGGAACGGCTAGATACGCCAGCATGAACACTCACCTTGGCATAGGTACACAAGTTCATTTAGTTTCCAACTTTCTTGTTATTTAAAAACGTAGTTCTGAATAGCAATGGTCGGTTTATATCACAGAACAAAGTCGTAGAGATGATTTGGAGTCACTGGGATTTGTTCTCATGTACTTCTTAAAAGGAAGGTAAGAGCTGCTCCTACCTTCAACGTTGGCATGTTTCCGTTGGTAATTAAAGGACTGTCTTTAACTTACTTACCCAATTAAATGCAGTCTTCCTTGGCAAGGACTGAAAGCTGGCAATAAGAAGCAAAAGTATGAGAGAATCAGTGAAAAGAAAGTATCGACATCTATTGAGGTATCATTATCACCCATTACATGTGTTGGTCATACTTGTGGTCTAATGCttcttttatattcttttcttattttagtCTTTGTGCCGTGGATATCCATCCGAATTCGCTTCTTACTTTCATTATTGCCGTTCCCTGAGATTCGACGACAAGCCAGACTATGCCTACCTGAAACGTCTTTTCCGTGACCTGTTTATTCGCGAAGGTCTGGTCCCATCCATCATCACTTTTGTTAATTCTAGTCTGATGAAGCAAATATAACTTGAACCAATCAAGAACATGTTGATTTATATATGCGTTATCCTCTGCTCACATTTTAGGCTTccagtttgattatgtatttgaTTGGACGATCCTGAAGTATCAGCAATCACAGATTTCAACTCCGCCTCCCCGGCCTCACGTAAGTGTCAtggctttttctttttcatatttcatCTTTCTACTTCATTTGTGCTGATGAACATAGCTTTCTTTCAGGGCGCTGGAGTTGGTCCAAGCTCTGGCTTACCCCCTGCTATCGCTAGTGCTGAGAGACCATCAGGTTGTTCCACCTGTCTTGATTTTTCATTAGTTTCTTTCCATGTATGATAACGCATTTCACTACAGGGACATGGCTTCTATCCATTTGATATGTTCTTTGGTTCAACTGCAGGTGGCGAGGAAGTTAGACCTTCTGGTTGGTTATTAGGAAACCCTAGACGAAGTTCTGGACATATTTTTAACTCAGGAAGCTCAGCTAAACAAAAGGCACCAGTTTCAAGTGATCCTGCAATATCTAAAGATGTAGTGGTGAGTACATAAAGTTTCTCCAGGTTTAGAGGTATCCATTTGATTCGTTGTATAAATGGTAACTGAATTGTTTTGCTTGTGACAGTTATCAAGCTCTAGCTTTCTCCGCGCAACTGGATCATCAAGACGTGCTACTGTCTCCAGTAGTCGCGAGCCTGCAGTTCCTGGAACTGATTCTGAGCCATCAAAACCTCAAAACATTGAAGCTGGATCAAGCTCCAACCCAAAGATCCATGGTGGTCGAAGCTCACCTATCGTCTCATCTGATAACAACAAGCTATCATCTCCCTCGAGGGGAAATACTTCAGTGATGAAGAACTATGAGTCCAACCTTAAAGGGATCGAGAGTCTGCATTTTTAGTCTCTGCTGGGGATCACTGAACCAGTGAATGATCGTTGAGCTTCCCCGGGACAGAGTGTAAattaaaagacaaaagaaaacCTTTGTTAGGCTCTCTCCCCATGTATTACGTGCATTTGTGTTTACAGGGAGAGAGACTTTACTTGTGCTGCATGTAAGCACTCTCAAataacaaagaaagaaagactCTGAAGAAGTGATTCCAGAGAAACACAAACTCAAAGAGGATGAGATCAAGGAGACTAAAGACTTGAAACACTCTTAAGTCCTCATTTGTTATTTCTTAATGTCTGTTTGTATTTGTGTCGTTTGGTATTGCaaagttaaaattattttttgtgtcTCAAAGAGATTTGAAGTGTCGTCGCAAAAAAAGGCGCAAAAGAAAGAAGGggtttttcttatattttcgtcTTCTCGTGTGACATCATATTGTGAGGGTAAATGGTCATTCTGTGGGTAAATAGTGAAAGATGTACGTAAGCAATAATTGTACTGTTTTCCCTTACAGAAATTTCTTATGTCTTGTCAAGTTCCATCCTGAGAGGGCCTGAGAGTTGCATGTTACATTGTGAACGCAATTAAAATCCTTAAATCATGGTAACTACCAATTTATCATGGCTTATATGATTCAGcctaaatattttattgttacAAACAACCATAACATCCAGTTACTAACAGCAATATTTGGCTGAAAAACGAGGAGAAAGAGACAATAGAAGAGAGGTTGAGAAGATTTTGTAGTTGAATCATGAAAGAGGTAAGACCtgatgaaaagaaaaagacaacaCAGAGATTTATTAAGTATTTGCCCTTCGGTTTACAACTTAAACAATGAACCTACCACTTGCTTGCCTTGTGTCTCTCGCTCTTTTTTGAACATGATTATTGCGTGATTAAGATAAGTTCCTGAAATCAGATATCGTACGTGATTACCTTATCACCACAAACCATAGACAGCATTTGAACAAGTCTCCTTGAACCATTTGAAGCTCTTTTTCATAGACCCCTTCACTTTCCCTTCAACACCATACACATTATAACCAGccactctcttcttcctctgaaTCTCTGCCTCACACAAACCCTTGTACCCTTTCTTCGCCTTACTAGTTCTTCTCTTCGATTTACTGTTGGGACTGTCTCTGTCTCTCACCGTCGTTGGATTCTTGTATGGACTATAAGTTGATACGCTGTAAGATCTCATCATCACTGGTGGGAGCTGGTTTGTTGGACTTGGTGCTGCTTCTCCATTACTAGTTAAGCAATGGTACTTGTTGGTGATGCTGCTTCTTCTTCCTGTGATCTCTTCTCTGCATGACTTGGATCTGAACATCTCTTCACTTGCAACAAGCTCAAGAAACTGTATCTGCTGCTTTtaggaagaaagaaaaggagAGTTGATTTTGGCTTCTATCACCAACCTCTTTCTCTTCTGCTTTTTGTCTCTTGTaaactttttaacatttttggcaatatgaattatatagaacataaatataaattaaattcattttttGTCTAGTAATTACAATTTACAACCTCAACATCTGTGAACGAAGGTTCCTGGTCATTGGTTAGATGAGATAAGTTTTTGTCGTTTACTAATTTAACTATATTAGAAATTAATTACTAGATTACCTCGTATGTTTTATTCTTCCTAAGAAAATTTTGTAAGATCTCATGTCCTTTTGCATTAACACATGGCCTCTGCTTCTTACTTTATGAGTTCAAGAGAGTTTTTGGGGCTCGTACCATTTCCAAACAGTTAATATAATTTGTAATTTACTTTGGCCAAACTAAATCAACAAAATTTAAACAAGAATTTGATTTGCATATTTCACAAGAAAGAGAGCAAAACATCATAAGGTCAATAGACCAAatgcaaaacaaaaacaaaaacagttgTGCAAGCTCATTAGTCTAATGATTTGACTAAATGTTTACTAATGCGTCTATATCAAGTGTCCAGAGAATGCAATGCAAGTTGAGCCAATATACATGATTTTCATCAGATTTATTATGTAATAATTCTCATGATTTAGTAAAggtaataaattattgttagaagCTTGATCCAACCATCTATAACAATTATCTATGAAATGGTGAAATACTAGAGAAATAAGTAAACCTAGACTATCCTTGTGAGTCAAGTTAACAAAGAAGTCATAACATTAAACGGAAAATCTTTGTCaacaaaacagaagaaaaacTCATCTCATGTTGCCAAAAAAGGAGGGTAAAAATCAGCAGCTCCTCggtaaaaaagaagagaaattaCCAAGCCGCCGCAACAGTAAAAAAGACTCTAGAGAAGATCAGCAACATTGTTAGGCAACTCCTCGACAACCACATTGTAAAACTTCTGAATATCAGACATCATCCTCTCATCATCCGTCGTCATAAAGTTAATCGCCACTCCCTTCCTCCCAAACCTCCCACTCCTTCCGATACGGTGAAGGTAATTCTCCGGCTGCGTCGGCAGGTCAAAGTTAATCACCAGAGACACCTGCTGAACATCTATACCACGCGCAAGAAGATCAGTGGTTATCAGCACGCGAGAAGATCCCGACCTAAACTCTCTCATGATGATGTCTCTCGTGTTCTGATCCATATCTCCATGCGTCGCCGACACCGTATGGTCACGGCTCCTCATTTTATCAGTCAACCAATCAACCTTACGCCTAGTGTTCACAAAGATAACACTCTGAGTGATAGCCAGCGTCTCGTAGAGATCACATAACGTCTCCAGCTTCCACTCTTCTTTATCAACGTTGACGTAAAACTGCTTGATACCTTCGAGAGTTAGCTCGTCGCGCTTGACGAGAATCCTCACCGGTTTGCTCATAAACTTCCTCGTGATCTCAAGCGCTTCAGGCGGCATCGTGGCTGAGAAGACGCCAACCTGGACCTTGGAAGGGAGAAGCTGGAAGATGTCGTAAATCTGATCCTTGAAGCCGCGAGAGAGCATCTCATCAGCTTCGTCGAGAACAAACATCTTGATGGCGTCTGCGCGGAGAGACTGCCTGCGGAGCATGTCGAAGACGCGACCAGGTGTGCCAACAACGACGTGGACACCATACTGGAGGATACGTTGATCCTCACGGACGCTTGTTCCGCCGACACACGCGTGGACCTTGACGCCGAGGTAGTCGCCGAGAGCTCTCATGACCTTTTCAATCTGCTGAGCTAGCTCTCTTGTAGGTGCTAGAACAAGAGCTTGGCACTGGAGGAGAGTGTAGTCGAGCTGCTGGAGGACGCCGGAGCAGAAGGTGGCGGTCTTGCCGGTTCCGGATTGAGCTTGCTGGATCACGTCGAGGCCCTTGCAGAATGGGATGATTCCTCTCTGTTGAATAGCAGAAGGCTTCTCAAAACCTGGAACATGGACAACGATGATTAAATGGTCCTACAATGACTTGTTAACAGTAGATTAAATATAGGACTCTAAATTAATAGAGTAGATAGAATGTGTTGTGTAACGTACCATAGGCGTAGATACCCCGGAGAAGATCAGACCTGAGTTCCATGGTATCAAAGCTATCGCAGACTTCGTCATAGGTGGTGTAGAAAGTTTCCTGTCCTTCCTCACCGAGTCTACAGAACATCATATAACTTAGTAGCGGTTTGGTTACATTGGTGATTCAGAGATTTCGATAGTAGATGATGAGAGAACTTACATGGCGTTCATCTTGGTATCAAACTGACGTGGATCATATTGAGTTCCTTCAGACGCCATTCCTGCCATGACTGTATAAACATAACGacattgttaaaaaaataacatttttgaaaGCAAAGACATTCAATTTATAACCAAACTCTCTTGTCTTATTAGATATCTAAAATCAAGCATAAAAGACAGAGACTTCGAAT belongs to Brassica rapa cultivar Chiifu-401-42 chromosome A07, CAAS_Brap_v3.01, whole genome shotgun sequence and includes:
- the LOC103831777 gene encoding casein kinase 1-like protein 2 isoform X1, which encodes MEPRVGNKFRLGRKIGSGSFGEIYLGTNIQTNEEVAIKLENVKTKHPQLLYESKLYKVLQGGTGVPNVKWYGTEGDYNVLVIDLLGPSLEDLFNFCSRKLSLKTVLMLADQMINRIEFVHQKSFLHRDIKPDNFLMGLGRRANQVYVIDFGLAKKYRDSNNQHIPYRENKNLTGTARYASMNTHLGIEQSRRDDLESLGFVLMYFLKGSLPWQGLKAGNKKQKYERISEKKVSTSIESLCRGYPSEFASYFHYCRSLRFDDKPDYAYLKRLFRDLFIREGFQFDYVFDWTILKYQQSQISTPPPRPHGAGVGPSSGLPPAIASAERPSAAGGEEVRPSGWLLGNPRRSSGHIFNSGSSAKQKAPVSSDPAISKDVVLSSSSFLRATGSSRRATVSSSREPAVPGTDSEPSKPQNIEAGSSSNPKIHGGRSSPIVSSDNNKLSSPSRGNTSVMKNYESNLKGIESLHF
- the LOC103831776 gene encoding uncharacterized protein LOC103831776, producing MFRSKSCREEITGRRSSITNKYHCLTSNGEAAPSPTNQLPPVMMRSYSVSTYSPYKNPTTVRDRDSPNSKSKRRTSKAKKGYKGLCEAEIQRKKRVAGYNVYGVEGKVKGSMKKSFKWFKETCSNAVYGLW
- the LOC103831775 gene encoding probable phospholipid-transporting ATPase 5, which gives rise to MARGRIRSKLRLSNLYTFGCLRPSTLEGEDPPHPLQGPGFTRTVFCNQPHMHKKKPLRYRSNYVSTTRYNLITFFPKSLYEQFHRAANLYFLVAAILSVFPLSPFNKWSMIAPLVFVVGLSMMKEALEDWRRFIQDVKINARKTCVHKTDGGFRSRKWKKVRVGDVVKVEKDEFFPADLLLLSSSYEDGICYVETMNLDGETNLKVKRSLEVTLPLDDDESFKNFMGTIRCEDPNPSLYTFVGNLEYQRQTFPLDPSQVLLRDSKLRNTAYVYGVVVFTGHDTKVMQNSTKSPSKRSRIERTMDYIIYTLLVLLILISCISSSGFAWETEFHMPKMWYLRPDAPEDLTNPISPVYAGVVHLITALLLYGYLIPISLYVSIEVVKVWQASFINQDLRMYDDESGVPAQARTSNLNEELGQVHTILSDKTGTLTCNQMDFLKCSIAGASYGVRSSEVELAAAKQMAVDREEHGEMVTSTRVYGTCDSSGTREIEVESGGDNNDNPRVPIKGFGFEDNRLMNGNWLRESQPNDILQFFRILAICHTAIPELDEESGKYTYEAESPDEASFLAAAREFGFEFCKRTQSSVFVRERFSSSGQVIEREYKVLNLLEFTSKRKRMSVIVRDEEGQILLLCKGADSIIFDRLAKNGKTYLGPTTRHLTEYGEAGLRTLALAYRKLDEEEYTAWNSEFLKAKTSIGSDRDELLEKGSDMIEKELILVGATAVEDKLQKGVPQCIDKLAQAGLKLWVLTGDKMETAINIGFACSLLRQGMRQICITSINPDGGSQDSKRAVKENILNQLTKAVQMVKLETDPHAAFALIIDGKTLTYALEDDMKYQFLALAVDCASVICCRVSPKQKALVTRLVKEGTGRTTLAIGDGANDVGMIQEADIGVGISGVEGMQAVMASDFSIAQFRFLERLLVVHGHWCYKRIAQMICYFFYKNIAFGLTLFYFEAFTGFSGQSVYNDYYLLLFNVVLTSLPVIALGVFEQDVSSEICLQFPALYQQGTKNLFFDWSRILGWMCNGVYSSLVIFFLNIGIIYSQAFRAGGQTADMDAVGTTMFTCIIWAVNVQIALTMSHFTWIQHVLIWGSIGLWYLFLALFGMMRPSLSGNIYSILDEILGPAPIYWMATLLVTVAAVLPYVAHIAFQRFLNPLDHHIIQEIKYYKRDVEDARMWTREGSKAREKTKIGFTARVDAKIRHLRSKLNKKQSNLSHFSAEDAMSPRSL
- the LOC103831777 gene encoding casein kinase 1-like protein 2 isoform X2, giving the protein MEPRVGNKFRLGRKIGSGSFGEIYLGTNIQTNEEVAIKLENVKTKHPQLLYESKLYKVLQGGTGVPNVKWYGTEGDYNVLVIDLLGPSLEDLFNFCSRKLSLKTVLMLADQMINRIEFVHQKSFLHRDIKPDNFLMGLGRRANQVYVIDFGLAKKYRDSNNQHIPYRENKNLTGTARYASMNTHLGIEQSRRDDLESLGFVLMYFLKGSLPWQGLKAGNKKQKYERISEKKVSTSIESLCRGYPSEFASYFHYCRSLRFDDKPDYAYLKRLFRDLFIREGFQFDYVFDWTILKYQQSQISTPPPRPHGAGVGPSSGLPPAIASAERPSGGEEVRPSGWLLGNPRRSSGHIFNSGSSAKQKAPVSSDPAISKDVVLSSSSFLRATGSSRRATVSSSREPAVPGTDSEPSKPQNIEAGSSSNPKIHGGRSSPIVSSDNNKLSSPSRGNTSVMKNYESNLKGIESLHF